A genomic segment from Spinacia oleracea cultivar Varoflay chromosome 3, BTI_SOV_V1, whole genome shotgun sequence encodes:
- the LOC110798350 gene encoding serine/threonine-protein kinase STY13 isoform X1 produces the protein MNAKTSEESNSFLRVKQSDGKNEDLLSKLKGKGSLSSKERMVRADTIDLKSLDIQLEQKLNRVWGKGFDINRPREEWEIDLSKLELKHLVAHGTYGSVYRGTYDDQDVAVKLLDWGEDGIATATDSASLRAAFQQEVAVWQKLDHSNVTKFVGASMGTSNLKLPGKNSSQDAPRSLSSRVCCVVVEYIPGGTLKQYLIRNRRKKLAFKVVIQLALDLARGLSYLHSKKIVHRDVKTENMLLDYEKTVKIADFGVARVEAQNPRDMTGATGTYGYMAPEVLDGQPYDHKCDVYSYGICLWEVYCCAMPYSELSFSEVSSAVVARNLRPQIPRCCPNSLANIMKRCWDASPEKRPEMHEVVTMLEAIDTTKGGGMIPEGEAPSCLCFGRARGP, from the exons ATGAATGCAAAAACGAGCGAGGAATCGAATAGTTTTTTAAGGGTTAAGCAATCTGATGGAAAAAATGAAGATTTGCTTTCGAAATTAAAGGGTAAAGGCAGTCTTAGTAGCAAGGAAAGGATGGTTAGAGCTGATACAATTGATTTAAAAAGCCTTGATATACAGCTGGAGCAAAAGCTGAATAGAGTTTGGGGCAAGGGATTTGATATAAACAGGCCAAGGGAAGAGTGGGAGATCGATTTGTCAAAGCTGGAATTAAAGCATCTTGTTGCTCATGGAACTTATGGCTCGGTGTATCGAGGAACGTATGACGACCAAGATGTTGCAG TGAAGCTCTTGGACTGGGGAGAGGATGGTATAGCAACTGCTACAGATTCCGCTTCACTACGAGCAGCATTTCAGCAAGAAGTTGCTGTTTGGCAAAAACTTGATCATTCAAATGTTACTAAG TTTGTTGGGGCTTCCATGGGAACATCAAATCTTAAATTACCTGGAAAAAACTCTTCTCAAGATGCTCCTCGCTCTCTTTCGTCAAGAGtatgctgtgttgttgttgagTATATTCCTGGGGGAACTCTCAAGCAGTATTTGATAAGGAATAGGAGGAAAAAACTTGCTTTTAAGGTTGTGATTCAGCTTGCTTTAGATCTTGCTAGAGG TCTTAGCTACCTTCATTCAAAGAAGATTGTCCATCGTGAtgtcaaaactgaaaatatgcTGCTAGACTATGAGAAAACAGTAAAGATTGCCGACTTCGGTGTTGCTCGTGTGGAAGCTCAAAATCCAAGGGATATGACTGGTGCAACTGGTACTTATGGTTACATGGCCCCAGAG GTACTTGATGGACAACCGTATGATCATAAATGTGATGTCTACAGCTATGGAATTTGCTTGTGGGAGGTTTACTGCTGTGCTATGCCATATTCCGAGCTTAGTTTTAGTGAAGTTTCGTCAGCTGTTGTTGCACGG AATTTACGACCGCAAATTCCGCGATGTTGCCCCAACTCCTTAGCAAACATAATGAAGAGATGTTGGGATGCAAGCCCAGAGAAACGTCCTGAGATGCATGAGGTGGTGACGATGCTTGAAGCAATAGACACTACCAAAGGGGGAGGGATGATACCAGAAGGCGAAGCTCCTAGTTGCTTATGCTTTGGCCGTGCTCGTGGTCCCTGA
- the LOC110798350 gene encoding serine/threonine-protein kinase STY13 isoform X2 — MRLDIQLEQKLNRVWGKGFDINRPREEWEIDLSKLELKHLVAHGTYGSVYRGTYDDQDVAVKLLDWGEDGIATATDSASLRAAFQQEVAVWQKLDHSNVTKFVGASMGTSNLKLPGKNSSQDAPRSLSSRVCCVVVEYIPGGTLKQYLIRNRRKKLAFKVVIQLALDLARGLSYLHSKKIVHRDVKTENMLLDYEKTVKIADFGVARVEAQNPRDMTGATGTYGYMAPEVLDGQPYDHKCDVYSYGICLWEVYCCAMPYSELSFSEVSSAVVARNLRPQIPRCCPNSLANIMKRCWDASPEKRPEMHEVVTMLEAIDTTKGGGMIPEGEAPSCLCFGRARGP; from the exons ATGCG CCTTGATATACAGCTGGAGCAAAAGCTGAATAGAGTTTGGGGCAAGGGATTTGATATAAACAGGCCAAGGGAAGAGTGGGAGATCGATTTGTCAAAGCTGGAATTAAAGCATCTTGTTGCTCATGGAACTTATGGCTCGGTGTATCGAGGAACGTATGACGACCAAGATGTTGCAG TGAAGCTCTTGGACTGGGGAGAGGATGGTATAGCAACTGCTACAGATTCCGCTTCACTACGAGCAGCATTTCAGCAAGAAGTTGCTGTTTGGCAAAAACTTGATCATTCAAATGTTACTAAG TTTGTTGGGGCTTCCATGGGAACATCAAATCTTAAATTACCTGGAAAAAACTCTTCTCAAGATGCTCCTCGCTCTCTTTCGTCAAGAGtatgctgtgttgttgttgagTATATTCCTGGGGGAACTCTCAAGCAGTATTTGATAAGGAATAGGAGGAAAAAACTTGCTTTTAAGGTTGTGATTCAGCTTGCTTTAGATCTTGCTAGAGG TCTTAGCTACCTTCATTCAAAGAAGATTGTCCATCGTGAtgtcaaaactgaaaatatgcTGCTAGACTATGAGAAAACAGTAAAGATTGCCGACTTCGGTGTTGCTCGTGTGGAAGCTCAAAATCCAAGGGATATGACTGGTGCAACTGGTACTTATGGTTACATGGCCCCAGAG GTACTTGATGGACAACCGTATGATCATAAATGTGATGTCTACAGCTATGGAATTTGCTTGTGGGAGGTTTACTGCTGTGCTATGCCATATTCCGAGCTTAGTTTTAGTGAAGTTTCGTCAGCTGTTGTTGCACGG AATTTACGACCGCAAATTCCGCGATGTTGCCCCAACTCCTTAGCAAACATAATGAAGAGATGTTGGGATGCAAGCCCAGAGAAACGTCCTGAGATGCATGAGGTGGTGACGATGCTTGAAGCAATAGACACTACCAAAGGGGGAGGGATGATACCAGAAGGCGAAGCTCCTAGTTGCTTATGCTTTGGCCGTGCTCGTGGTCCCTGA
- the LOC110798345 gene encoding DExH-box ATP-dependent RNA helicase DExH16, mitochondrial isoform X2 yields the protein MASSLLRRRFSNFSLSRHYYDQFETLPWELRFGLLASQCGCSRQFSNGATSSRFDFTDLTEKKRTIFLHVGPTNSGKTYHALKQLECSSTGVYCGPLRLLAWEVAKRLNKANVPCNLITGQEREEVEGAKHMAATVEMADVTSDYQCAVIDEIQMLGCRNRGFSFTRALLGLAADELHLCGDPAAVPLIKQMLKVTGDDLQIKYYDRLSPLEPLKVPLGSYSNIKKGDCIVTFSRRGIYNFKRKIENEGKHLCSVVYGSLPPETRTKQATMFNDATSEFDVLVASDAIGMGLNLNISRIIFSTLKKFDGLEMRDLTVPEIKQIAGRAGRYGSKYPVGEVTCLDREDLPLLHSSLNSPSPDLERAGLFPSYDLLLMYSRANPQNGLYQILEHFSMNAKLSSNYFISDCEEMLKVAAIIDELPLGLKEKYLFCISPVDVDDDISSQGLVQFAQTYAQKGLVQLREIFTPGTLTVPKTPAALQELESVHKVLELYVWLSYRLDESFPDREMAASQKSICSMLIEEFLEQYGWQEPKLKTKFNHLNLSLLSQRRRRQL from the exons atggctTCTTCACTTCTACGCCGGAGATTCTCAAACTTCAGCCTCTCTCGTCATTATTACG ATCAATTTGAGACTTTACCCTGGGAGTTGAGATTTGGACTATTGGCTAGTCAGTGTGGTTGCTCGAGGCAGTTCAGCAACGGTGCTACATCATCCAGATTTGATTTTACGGACTTGAC AGAGAAGAAGCGAACTATTTTTCTTCACGTGGGACCCACAAACAGTGGTAAAACATATCATGCGTTGAAACAGTTGGAATGTAGCTCAACAG GTGTATACTGTGGACCCTTAAGATTATTGGCTTGGGAAGTAGCAAAACGTTTGAACAAAGCTAATGTTCCTTGCAATCTTATCACTGGACAAGAACGGGAGGAAGTTGAAGGTGCAAAACACATGGCTGCTACTGTTGAGATGGCAGATGTGACATCTGACTATCAATGTGCTGTTATTGATGAAATTCAG ATGCTGGGTTGCAGGAATAGGGGTTTTTCCTTTACTCGTGCTCTACTGGGACTTGCTGCAGATGAACTACACTTATGTGGAGACCCTGCCGCTGTGCCTCTCATTAAGCAAATGTTGAAAGTTACTGGTGATGATTTgcag ATAAAATATTATGATAGGTTATCACCTCTGGAGCCATTAAAAGTGCCCCTTGGATCATATTCGAATATAAAAAAGGGGGATTGCATTGTTACCTTTTCACGTCGGGGAATATATAATTTTAAA agaaaaatagaaaatgaggGGAAACATCTTTGCTCCGTTGTGTATGGTTCACTGCCACCAGAAACTCGTACGAAACAG GCAACTATGTTCAATGATGCTACCAGCGAGTTTGATGTTCTTGTGGCTAGTGATGCAATTGGTATGGGTCTCAATTTAAATATTTCGAGAATCATATTTTCGACGCTGAAAAAGTTTGATGGTCTGGAGATGCGTGATCTAACCGTTCCAGAGATCAAGCAAATAGCAG GGAGAGCTGGTAGATACGGGTCCAAGTATCCTGTTGGTGAAGTGACATGTCTAGACAGGGAAGATCTACCACTACTTCATTCATCACTTAATTCTCCATCTCCAGACCTAGAG CGTGCTGGATTGTTTCCAAGCTATGATCTTTTGCTCATGTATTCAAGAGCAAATCCACAAAATGGATTGTACCAGATATTG GAACACTTTTCAATGAATGCTAAATTATCTTCAAATTACTTCATATCCGACTGTGAAGAAATGCTT AAAGTAGCTGCCATTATTGATGAGCTGCCACTTGGTTTGAAAGAGAAATACCTCTTCTGTATCAG TCCAGTTGATGTGGATGATGATATATCATCGCAAGGACTTGTACAG TTTGCACAAACATATGCCCAGAAAGGCCTTGTTCAATTACGGGAGATTTTCACACCTGGTACGCTTACGGTGCCTAAAACACCAGCTGCTCTGCAAGAGCTGGAATCTGTCCACAAG GTCTTGGAGCTTTATGTGTGGTTGAGTTACCGTTTAGACGAGTCATTTCCTGACCGTGAGATGGCAGCTTCACAGAAGTCTATTTGCAGCAT GTTGATCGAGGAGTTCCTAGAGCAATATGGTTGGCAAGAACCAAAACTAAAGACAAAATTCAACCATTTAAATTTATCACTTTTATCCCAGCGTAGAAGACGACAACTGTAG
- the LOC110798345 gene encoding DExH-box ATP-dependent RNA helicase DExH16, mitochondrial isoform X3, translating into MASSLLRRRFSNFSLSRHYYDQFETLPWELRFGLLASQCGCSRQFSNGATSSRFDFTDLTRPHTWYPIAREKKRTIFLHVGPTNSGKTYHALKQLECSSTGVYCGPLRLLAWEVAKRLNKANVPCNLITGQEREEVEGAKHMAATVEMADVTSDYQCAVIDEIQMLGCRNRGFSFTRALLGLAADELHLCGDPAAVPLIKQMLKVTGDDLQIKYYDRLSPLEPLKVPLGSYSNIKKGDCIVTFSRRGIYNFKATMFNDATSEFDVLVASDAIGMGLNLNISRIIFSTLKKFDGLEMRDLTVPEIKQIAGRAGRYGSKYPVGEVTCLDREDLPLLHSSLNSPSPDLERAGLFPSYDLLLMYSRANPQNGLYQILEHFSMNAKLSSNYFISDCEEMLKVAAIIDELPLGLKEKYLFCISPVDVDDDISSQGLVQFAQTYAQKGLVQLREIFTPGTLTVPKTPAALQELESVHKVLELYVWLSYRLDESFPDREMAASQKSICSMLIEEFLEQYGWQEPKLKTKFNHLNLSLLSQRRRRQL; encoded by the exons atggctTCTTCACTTCTACGCCGGAGATTCTCAAACTTCAGCCTCTCTCGTCATTATTACG ATCAATTTGAGACTTTACCCTGGGAGTTGAGATTTGGACTATTGGCTAGTCAGTGTGGTTGCTCGAGGCAGTTCAGCAACGGTGCTACATCATCCAGATTTGATTTTACGGACTTGAC TCGTCCTCACACATGGTACCCAATTGCCAGAGAGAAGAAGCGAACTATTTTTCTTCACGTGGGACCCACAAACAGTGGTAAAACATATCATGCGTTGAAACAGTTGGAATGTAGCTCAACAG GTGTATACTGTGGACCCTTAAGATTATTGGCTTGGGAAGTAGCAAAACGTTTGAACAAAGCTAATGTTCCTTGCAATCTTATCACTGGACAAGAACGGGAGGAAGTTGAAGGTGCAAAACACATGGCTGCTACTGTTGAGATGGCAGATGTGACATCTGACTATCAATGTGCTGTTATTGATGAAATTCAG ATGCTGGGTTGCAGGAATAGGGGTTTTTCCTTTACTCGTGCTCTACTGGGACTTGCTGCAGATGAACTACACTTATGTGGAGACCCTGCCGCTGTGCCTCTCATTAAGCAAATGTTGAAAGTTACTGGTGATGATTTgcag ATAAAATATTATGATAGGTTATCACCTCTGGAGCCATTAAAAGTGCCCCTTGGATCATATTCGAATATAAAAAAGGGGGATTGCATTGTTACCTTTTCACGTCGGGGAATATATAATTTTAAA GCAACTATGTTCAATGATGCTACCAGCGAGTTTGATGTTCTTGTGGCTAGTGATGCAATTGGTATGGGTCTCAATTTAAATATTTCGAGAATCATATTTTCGACGCTGAAAAAGTTTGATGGTCTGGAGATGCGTGATCTAACCGTTCCAGAGATCAAGCAAATAGCAG GGAGAGCTGGTAGATACGGGTCCAAGTATCCTGTTGGTGAAGTGACATGTCTAGACAGGGAAGATCTACCACTACTTCATTCATCACTTAATTCTCCATCTCCAGACCTAGAG CGTGCTGGATTGTTTCCAAGCTATGATCTTTTGCTCATGTATTCAAGAGCAAATCCACAAAATGGATTGTACCAGATATTG GAACACTTTTCAATGAATGCTAAATTATCTTCAAATTACTTCATATCCGACTGTGAAGAAATGCTT AAAGTAGCTGCCATTATTGATGAGCTGCCACTTGGTTTGAAAGAGAAATACCTCTTCTGTATCAG TCCAGTTGATGTGGATGATGATATATCATCGCAAGGACTTGTACAG TTTGCACAAACATATGCCCAGAAAGGCCTTGTTCAATTACGGGAGATTTTCACACCTGGTACGCTTACGGTGCCTAAAACACCAGCTGCTCTGCAAGAGCTGGAATCTGTCCACAAG GTCTTGGAGCTTTATGTGTGGTTGAGTTACCGTTTAGACGAGTCATTTCCTGACCGTGAGATGGCAGCTTCACAGAAGTCTATTTGCAGCAT GTTGATCGAGGAGTTCCTAGAGCAATATGGTTGGCAAGAACCAAAACTAAAGACAAAATTCAACCATTTAAATTTATCACTTTTATCCCAGCGTAGAAGACGACAACTGTAG
- the LOC110798345 gene encoding DExH-box ATP-dependent RNA helicase DExH16, mitochondrial isoform X1, protein MASSLLRRRFSNFSLSRHYYDQFETLPWELRFGLLASQCGCSRQFSNGATSSRFDFTDLTRPHTWYPIAREKKRTIFLHVGPTNSGKTYHALKQLECSSTGVYCGPLRLLAWEVAKRLNKANVPCNLITGQEREEVEGAKHMAATVEMADVTSDYQCAVIDEIQMLGCRNRGFSFTRALLGLAADELHLCGDPAAVPLIKQMLKVTGDDLQIKYYDRLSPLEPLKVPLGSYSNIKKGDCIVTFSRRGIYNFKRKIENEGKHLCSVVYGSLPPETRTKQATMFNDATSEFDVLVASDAIGMGLNLNISRIIFSTLKKFDGLEMRDLTVPEIKQIAGRAGRYGSKYPVGEVTCLDREDLPLLHSSLNSPSPDLERAGLFPSYDLLLMYSRANPQNGLYQILEHFSMNAKLSSNYFISDCEEMLKVAAIIDELPLGLKEKYLFCISPVDVDDDISSQGLVQFAQTYAQKGLVQLREIFTPGTLTVPKTPAALQELESVHKVLELYVWLSYRLDESFPDREMAASQKSICSMLIEEFLEQYGWQEPKLKTKFNHLNLSLLSQRRRRQL, encoded by the exons atggctTCTTCACTTCTACGCCGGAGATTCTCAAACTTCAGCCTCTCTCGTCATTATTACG ATCAATTTGAGACTTTACCCTGGGAGTTGAGATTTGGACTATTGGCTAGTCAGTGTGGTTGCTCGAGGCAGTTCAGCAACGGTGCTACATCATCCAGATTTGATTTTACGGACTTGAC TCGTCCTCACACATGGTACCCAATTGCCAGAGAGAAGAAGCGAACTATTTTTCTTCACGTGGGACCCACAAACAGTGGTAAAACATATCATGCGTTGAAACAGTTGGAATGTAGCTCAACAG GTGTATACTGTGGACCCTTAAGATTATTGGCTTGGGAAGTAGCAAAACGTTTGAACAAAGCTAATGTTCCTTGCAATCTTATCACTGGACAAGAACGGGAGGAAGTTGAAGGTGCAAAACACATGGCTGCTACTGTTGAGATGGCAGATGTGACATCTGACTATCAATGTGCTGTTATTGATGAAATTCAG ATGCTGGGTTGCAGGAATAGGGGTTTTTCCTTTACTCGTGCTCTACTGGGACTTGCTGCAGATGAACTACACTTATGTGGAGACCCTGCCGCTGTGCCTCTCATTAAGCAAATGTTGAAAGTTACTGGTGATGATTTgcag ATAAAATATTATGATAGGTTATCACCTCTGGAGCCATTAAAAGTGCCCCTTGGATCATATTCGAATATAAAAAAGGGGGATTGCATTGTTACCTTTTCACGTCGGGGAATATATAATTTTAAA agaaaaatagaaaatgaggGGAAACATCTTTGCTCCGTTGTGTATGGTTCACTGCCACCAGAAACTCGTACGAAACAG GCAACTATGTTCAATGATGCTACCAGCGAGTTTGATGTTCTTGTGGCTAGTGATGCAATTGGTATGGGTCTCAATTTAAATATTTCGAGAATCATATTTTCGACGCTGAAAAAGTTTGATGGTCTGGAGATGCGTGATCTAACCGTTCCAGAGATCAAGCAAATAGCAG GGAGAGCTGGTAGATACGGGTCCAAGTATCCTGTTGGTGAAGTGACATGTCTAGACAGGGAAGATCTACCACTACTTCATTCATCACTTAATTCTCCATCTCCAGACCTAGAG CGTGCTGGATTGTTTCCAAGCTATGATCTTTTGCTCATGTATTCAAGAGCAAATCCACAAAATGGATTGTACCAGATATTG GAACACTTTTCAATGAATGCTAAATTATCTTCAAATTACTTCATATCCGACTGTGAAGAAATGCTT AAAGTAGCTGCCATTATTGATGAGCTGCCACTTGGTTTGAAAGAGAAATACCTCTTCTGTATCAG TCCAGTTGATGTGGATGATGATATATCATCGCAAGGACTTGTACAG TTTGCACAAACATATGCCCAGAAAGGCCTTGTTCAATTACGGGAGATTTTCACACCTGGTACGCTTACGGTGCCTAAAACACCAGCTGCTCTGCAAGAGCTGGAATCTGTCCACAAG GTCTTGGAGCTTTATGTGTGGTTGAGTTACCGTTTAGACGAGTCATTTCCTGACCGTGAGATGGCAGCTTCACAGAAGTCTATTTGCAGCAT GTTGATCGAGGAGTTCCTAGAGCAATATGGTTGGCAAGAACCAAAACTAAAGACAAAATTCAACCATTTAAATTTATCACTTTTATCCCAGCGTAGAAGACGACAACTGTAG